One genomic window of Nocardioides daphniae includes the following:
- a CDS encoding acyl-CoA dehydrogenase family protein, whose amino-acid sequence MGALGLPFSEEDGGMGAGPVEVGLVAQEVGRVLAPEPYLAAVVLAGGVVASLGTDAQRAEVLGELSSGNLHLALAHAEPGRRWSDTASSVTATLVGDEWRISGVKEPVLHGDAGTLVVTAALPEGGTGAFLVAGESATTTTATAYDGTRVSRVVLDGARGVPLGEAGADATEGIAVALDRARITACHEALGAMEAALAATTGYLRSRKQFGVPLSTFQALTFRAADMYVAVELSTSMVWWATMVAAERDATATREAAARAALQVSRAGRLVGQEAIQLHGGIGMTAEYLVGNLKAHLTALDHLLGDGSHHLRSLAQGVAAYDALDPLA is encoded by the coding sequence TGGGCGCTGGCCCCGTCGAGGTCGGCCTCGTGGCGCAGGAGGTCGGCCGCGTCCTGGCGCCCGAGCCCTACCTGGCCGCAGTCGTCCTGGCGGGCGGCGTGGTGGCCTCCCTGGGCACGGACGCACAGCGCGCCGAGGTGCTGGGCGAGCTCTCGTCCGGGAACCTGCACCTCGCCCTCGCGCACGCCGAGCCCGGAAGGCGGTGGAGCGACACCGCCAGCTCCGTGACCGCGACCCTCGTCGGTGACGAGTGGAGGATCAGCGGCGTCAAGGAACCAGTCCTCCACGGCGACGCCGGCACGCTCGTCGTCACCGCCGCGCTGCCCGAGGGTGGCACCGGCGCGTTCCTGGTCGCCGGCGAGTCCGCGACCACGACCACCGCCACGGCGTACGACGGCACCCGCGTGAGCCGCGTCGTCCTGGACGGCGCCCGCGGGGTCCCGCTCGGGGAGGCGGGCGCCGACGCCACGGAGGGGATCGCCGTCGCGCTCGACCGGGCCCGGATCACCGCCTGCCATGAGGCCCTCGGCGCCATGGAGGCTGCTCTGGCGGCGACCACCGGCTACCTCCGAAGCCGCAAGCAGTTCGGCGTACCGCTGAGCACCTTCCAGGCGCTCACCTTCCGCGCCGCCGACATGTACGTCGCCGTCGAGCTCAGCACCAGCATGGTGTGGTGGGCGACGATGGTCGCCGCCGAGCGCGACGCGACCGCGACCAGGGAGGCGGCTGCGCGGGCCGCCCTCCAGGTCAGTCGGGCCGGTCGTCTGGTCGGGCAGGAGGCGATCCAGCTGCACGGCGGCATCGGTATGACCGCGGAGTACCTGGTCGGCAACCTCAAGGCCCACCTCACCGCGCTCGACCACCTGCTGGGTGACGGGTCGCACCACCTGCGCTCGCTCGCGCAGGGAGTGGCCGCGTACGACGCCCTGGACCCGCTGGCCTGA
- a CDS encoding PucR family transcriptional regulator yields MIEAYRRETSRMQRQDLQREQGLLDGLVEGRGADPAFADEVYAALGIGADDAVACVALIHDRPDVGDELATADDRLDRLGIVARWHVRSGVHYGLLSGQLPDEDTLVGVFTPPGAGRMGVALSADGIAGFATAFQLACRAAETVPRGARRVVAVSERLPEVLIAGNPLVAPRLVAEALGPVLAQPPAQAEVLLETLDALLRHDGSPTHAASELYCHRNTVIYRLKQIEQLTGRSLGNPRDKLLLGLALMARAR; encoded by the coding sequence GTGATCGAGGCCTACCGCCGTGAGACCTCCCGCATGCAGCGCCAGGACCTCCAGCGGGAGCAGGGACTGCTCGACGGGCTGGTCGAGGGGCGCGGCGCGGACCCCGCCTTCGCCGACGAGGTGTACGCAGCCCTGGGCATCGGGGCCGACGACGCGGTGGCCTGCGTCGCGCTGATCCACGACCGCCCCGACGTGGGGGACGAGCTGGCCACCGCCGACGACCGGCTCGACCGGCTCGGGATCGTCGCTCGCTGGCACGTGCGCTCCGGCGTGCACTACGGGCTCCTGTCGGGGCAGCTGCCCGACGAGGACACCTTGGTCGGGGTGTTCACGCCACCGGGGGCGGGGCGGATGGGGGTGGCGCTCTCGGCCGACGGGATCGCCGGCTTCGCGACCGCCTTCCAGCTCGCGTGCCGCGCAGCAGAGACCGTGCCGCGAGGTGCCCGCCGGGTGGTGGCGGTCTCGGAACGGCTCCCGGAGGTGCTCATCGCCGGCAACCCGCTGGTGGCCCCGCGGCTGGTGGCCGAGGCGCTCGGGCCGGTGCTGGCCCAGCCGCCCGCCCAGGCGGAGGTGCTGCTGGAGACCCTGGACGCCCTGCTGCGTCACGACGGCTCTCCCACGCACGCGGCGAGCGAGCTCTACTGCCACCGCAACACGGTGATCTACCGGCTCAAGCAGATCGAGCAGCTCACCGGCCGTTCCCTCGGCAACCCGCGGGACAAGCTCCTGCTGGGGCTGGCCCTCATGGCGCGCGCCCGCTGA
- a CDS encoding ATP-binding cassette domain-containing protein codes for MGHATAPTAQVEASAMFALEHVTVTFGGLVALTDASLSVAPHSVHGVIGPNGAGKTTLFNVACGFVRPDEGRDALHGRHLPRLRPHDLPRLGIARTLQGSACSTG; via the coding sequence GTGGGGCACGCAACCGCACCAACGGCACAGGTCGAGGCCTCCGCCATGTTCGCGCTCGAGCACGTCACCGTCACCTTCGGCGGACTCGTGGCGCTCACCGACGCCTCCCTGTCGGTCGCGCCCCACAGCGTCCACGGCGTCATCGGACCCAACGGCGCCGGCAAGACGACACTCTTCAACGTCGCGTGCGGCTTCGTACGCCCCGACGAGGGCCGGGACGCGCTGCACGGGCGCCACCTCCCCCGGCTGCGCCCCCACGACCTGCCCCGCCTCGGGATCGCCCGCACCCTCCAGGGCTCGGCCTGTTCGACGGGATGA
- a CDS encoding SpoIIE family protein phosphatase, translated as MNIDEPLRTAPRSALSGTHGDDPEFMRSAHARLVTGQIDDTTRLDRLTELTARLLGASTSQVSIISEVQMVVGASGPAAPAKLEASPAEDSMCTVTVNHGSPLAVHDAARDDRVAGLPPVTSGAVRTYAGVPLRVGGHVVGALCAYDSVVRTWTEDDVALLELLGEAVTAELQLAAVEASYSEDRQIWSVAVEAAGVGAYDWNLHTGELSWDDRTLELFGVERNHFDGRIETFSSLVHPDDRDRVTQAWQNTIEQCGVLDVEYRVVPPEGPTRWVLARGEAYPGLSGRAERLVGAVLDTTQVQEGEARIARVLEAMPSAFFSLDREWRFTYANARAQQLLAGVSGDLSGHVLWELFPQAVGSDFEVHYRHAVESGEPVSFEAYYPPPLNAWYEVRAWPSPEGLSVYFLEITDRRLAQEELARSAERGSLLAEVTSSLTSTFDTYQAVGRLAQLLVPRLGEWCIVTLVDHNEPFTQRDWRRHLRDIGLWHADESRRHTLQRYVDLRVSALSDDSYLARALSGERSVLVADRAHEQVTATLQPGEARDRYLELEAENVAFLPVRGRGRTVGALTVGRRRGMPAFTPDELNTLVDISARAGLALDNARAYAEQRDLAEGLQRSLLTPPPDPAHLQVAVRYEPAAEVAQVGGDWYDSFLQTDGSVVVVIGDVVGHDTVAAAAMGQLRALLRGIAVTTGEGPAAVLGRVDSAMPTLQIDTTATAVVAQVEQTSQEVEAGTVRLRWSNAGHPPPIVAVRQTDGSVVTEVLEGDGPDLLLGIDLGVERAEVVTHVPLGATVLLYSDGLVERRGQSLDDGIERLRATLADLVAEGCDLDTLGDQLLARLLPDRPEDDVALVALRLRQPVASSD; from the coding sequence TTGAACATCGATGAGCCGCTCCGCACCGCACCGCGCTCGGCCCTCAGCGGCACCCACGGTGACGACCCGGAGTTCATGCGATCCGCCCACGCCCGCCTGGTGACGGGACAGATCGACGACACCACGCGTCTGGACCGGCTGACCGAGCTGACCGCTCGGTTGCTGGGCGCGAGCACCTCCCAGGTGTCGATCATCTCGGAGGTCCAGATGGTGGTGGGTGCCTCGGGCCCCGCGGCCCCCGCGAAGCTCGAGGCGTCCCCCGCGGAGGACTCGATGTGCACGGTCACCGTCAACCACGGGTCGCCGCTGGCGGTCCACGACGCCGCCCGGGACGACCGCGTCGCGGGTCTGCCTCCGGTGACGAGTGGTGCGGTCCGCACCTACGCCGGGGTGCCGCTCCGCGTCGGTGGTCACGTGGTCGGTGCCCTGTGTGCGTACGACAGCGTCGTCCGCACGTGGACCGAGGATGACGTCGCGCTCCTGGAGCTGCTCGGCGAGGCGGTGACCGCCGAGCTGCAGCTGGCGGCCGTCGAGGCCAGCTACAGCGAGGACCGGCAGATCTGGAGCGTCGCCGTCGAGGCCGCTGGCGTGGGGGCGTACGACTGGAACCTGCACACCGGCGAGCTGAGCTGGGACGACCGGACGTTGGAGCTCTTCGGGGTGGAGCGCAACCACTTCGACGGCCGGATCGAGACCTTCAGCTCCTTGGTGCATCCCGACGACCGCGACCGGGTCACGCAGGCTTGGCAGAACACGATCGAGCAGTGCGGCGTGCTCGACGTGGAGTACCGCGTGGTGCCGCCCGAGGGTCCGACGCGGTGGGTCCTGGCCCGAGGCGAGGCCTACCCCGGTCTCTCCGGGCGGGCCGAGCGACTCGTCGGAGCCGTCCTGGACACCACCCAGGTCCAGGAGGGCGAGGCGCGCATCGCGCGCGTGCTCGAGGCCATGCCGAGTGCGTTCTTCAGCCTCGACCGCGAGTGGCGGTTCACCTACGCGAACGCCCGTGCTCAGCAGCTCCTGGCCGGTGTCTCGGGGGACCTCAGCGGCCACGTGCTGTGGGAGCTCTTCCCGCAGGCCGTCGGCAGCGACTTCGAGGTGCACTACCGGCACGCGGTCGAGTCCGGCGAGCCCGTGTCGTTCGAGGCGTACTACCCGCCGCCCCTCAACGCCTGGTACGAGGTGCGCGCCTGGCCGAGCCCGGAGGGACTCTCGGTCTACTTCCTCGAGATCACCGACCGCCGCCTCGCCCAGGAGGAGCTTGCCCGCAGCGCAGAGCGCGGGTCCCTGCTCGCCGAGGTCACCTCGTCACTCACCTCGACCTTCGACACCTACCAGGCGGTCGGGCGGCTGGCCCAGCTCCTGGTGCCCCGACTGGGCGAGTGGTGCATCGTGACGCTGGTCGACCACAACGAGCCCTTCACCCAGCGCGACTGGCGGCGCCACCTGCGTGACATCGGGTTGTGGCACGCCGACGAGTCGCGCCGGCACACGCTGCAGCGGTACGTCGACCTGCGGGTCTCGGCGCTCTCCGACGACTCCTACCTGGCCCGCGCGCTCTCGGGCGAGCGGTCCGTCCTGGTGGCCGACCGCGCCCACGAGCAGGTCACTGCGACGTTGCAGCCGGGCGAGGCACGCGACCGGTACCTCGAGCTGGAGGCGGAGAACGTCGCGTTCCTGCCGGTCCGGGGCCGGGGCCGCACGGTCGGCGCACTCACCGTCGGTCGCCGCCGCGGCATGCCGGCGTTCACCCCCGACGAGCTCAACACGCTGGTGGACATCTCCGCCCGCGCCGGGCTCGCGTTGGACAACGCCCGGGCGTACGCCGAGCAGCGCGACCTCGCCGAGGGCCTGCAGCGCAGCCTGCTCACCCCGCCACCGGACCCGGCGCACCTGCAGGTGGCAGTGCGCTACGAGCCGGCCGCCGAGGTCGCGCAGGTGGGCGGCGACTGGTACGACTCCTTCCTCCAGACCGACGGCTCGGTGGTGGTCGTGATCGGCGACGTCGTGGGCCACGACACCGTGGCCGCCGCGGCCATGGGCCAGCTGCGCGCCCTGCTGCGCGGCATCGCCGTCACCACGGGCGAGGGCCCGGCCGCTGTGCTGGGCAGGGTCGACTCCGCCATGCCGACGCTGCAGATCGACACCACGGCCACCGCAGTGGTCGCGCAGGTCGAGCAGACCTCGCAGGAGGTCGAGGCGGGGACGGTACGGCTGCGCTGGTCGAACGCCGGCCACCCGCCGCCCATCGTCGCGGTGCGGCAGACCGACGGCAGCGTGGTCACCGAGGTGCTCGAGGGTGACGGGCCCGACCTCCTCCTGGGCATCGACCTCGGCGTCGAGCGCGCCGAGGTGGTCACCCACGTGCCCCTGGGCGCGACGGTGCTGCTCTACTCCGACGGCCTCGTCGAGCGTCGTGGCCAGAGCCTGGACGACGGCATCGAGCGCCTGCGCGCCACCCTCGCGGACCTGGTGGCCGAGGGCTGCGACCTCGACACCCTGGGCGACCAGCTGCTGGCCCGCCTGCTTCCCGATCGGCCCGAGGACGACGTCGCCCTCGTCGCCCTGCGGCTGCGTCAGCCGGTGGCGTCGTCCGACTGA
- a CDS encoding histidine phosphatase family protein, which translates to MERRAQWSTVPAPVLLVRHGESEWNVARRTQGQTRHPRLTAAGREQAAAAADRVGQVLGHRVLTSVRITSSDLTRALETAEVVGRRLGVPVLEDPRLREMALGSLEGLSYEETWRAAEEHDWSDLHLPVGGGESPAQVRSRMAAVLSEARADAARGIPVVLVTHGDAIRHAADVLRDPQKTGDWLEVPNGAVFLVEHGVTRVE; encoded by the coding sequence GTGGAGCGCCGGGCACAATGGTCGACCGTGCCTGCTCCCGTCCTCCTCGTACGCCATGGCGAGTCGGAGTGGAACGTTGCTCGGAGGACACAAGGGCAGACGCGCCACCCCCGTCTCACCGCCGCCGGCCGTGAGCAGGCAGCAGCTGCCGCTGATCGGGTGGGACAGGTACTCGGTCACCGCGTGCTCACATCCGTGCGGATCACGAGCAGCGACCTGACCCGGGCGCTGGAGACGGCTGAGGTCGTCGGACGGCGGTTGGGGGTTCCCGTGCTCGAGGACCCGCGTCTGCGCGAGATGGCGCTGGGTTCCCTGGAAGGTCTCAGCTACGAGGAGACCTGGCGCGCGGCCGAGGAACACGACTGGTCAGATCTCCATCTGCCTGTCGGCGGGGGTGAGAGTCCCGCGCAGGTCCGCAGCCGGATGGCCGCCGTGCTCTCGGAGGCACGGGCGGACGCCGCACGGGGTATCCCCGTCGTGCTCGTCACCCACGGTGACGCCATCCGTCATGCAGCCGACGTGCTTCGGGACCCGCAGAAGACGGGGGACTGGTTGGAGGTCCCCAACGGGGCCGTCTTCCTGGTCGAGCATGGCGTGACGCGGGTGGAGTAG
- a CDS encoding cobaltochelatase subunit CobN yields MAWETGQAMAESLVRRYLDETGEYPSSVGLSVWGTSAMRTSGDDVAEVLALLGVRPSWDEMSRRVNDLQVIDLAELGRPRIDVTVRISGFFRDAFPHVVAMLDDAVRLVADLDEPVEQNFVRAHARADLAEHGDARRATTRIFGSKPGSYGAGILQVVESGTWRDDNDLAEVYTAWGGFAYGRGLDGAPAADDMRTAYRRIKVAAKNVDSTEHDIADSDDYFQYHGGMVATVRALTGADPKAYVGDSTSPDAVRTRSLQEETNRVFRARVVNPRWIAAMQRHGYKGAFELAATVDYLFGFDATAGVVHDWMYESLASSYVLDETNQAFLRTSNPWALRGIVERLHEAAERGLWAEPEPETLAQLQKVYLEVEGDLEDDA; encoded by the coding sequence CTGGCCTGGGAGACCGGTCAGGCGATGGCGGAGTCCCTCGTGCGGCGTTACCTCGACGAGACCGGCGAGTACCCGAGCTCGGTGGGCCTGTCGGTCTGGGGCACCAGCGCGATGCGGACCTCCGGGGACGACGTCGCCGAGGTGCTGGCGTTGCTCGGCGTACGACCCTCGTGGGACGAGATGTCGCGTCGTGTGAACGACCTCCAGGTGATCGACCTGGCCGAGCTCGGTCGCCCGCGGATCGACGTCACGGTGCGGATCTCCGGGTTCTTCCGCGACGCGTTCCCGCACGTGGTCGCCATGCTGGACGACGCGGTCCGCCTGGTCGCCGACCTCGACGAACCGGTCGAGCAGAACTTCGTCCGCGCCCACGCCCGGGCCGACCTCGCCGAGCACGGCGACGCCCGCCGCGCCACCACCCGCATCTTCGGGTCCAAGCCCGGGTCGTACGGCGCCGGCATCCTGCAGGTCGTCGAGTCGGGCACCTGGCGCGACGACAACGACCTGGCCGAGGTGTACACGGCGTGGGGTGGTTTCGCGTACGGCCGCGGTCTCGACGGCGCTCCGGCAGCCGACGACATGCGGACCGCGTACCGCAGGATCAAGGTGGCCGCCAAGAACGTCGACAGCACCGAGCACGACATCGCCGACTCCGACGACTACTTCCAGTACCACGGCGGCATGGTGGCGACCGTCCGCGCGCTGACCGGAGCCGACCCCAAGGCGTACGTCGGCGACTCCACGTCGCCCGACGCGGTCCGTACCCGCTCCCTGCAGGAGGAGACCAACCGGGTCTTCCGGGCCCGGGTGGTCAACCCGCGCTGGATCGCCGCAATGCAGCGACACGGCTACAAGGGAGCGTTCGAGCTCGCAGCCACCGTCGACTACCTCTTCGGCTTCGACGCCACGGCAGGCGTGGTGCACGACTGGATGTACGAGTCGCTCGCCAGCTCGTACGTCCTGGACGAGACCAACCAGGCTTTCCTGCGCACGTCGAACCCGTGGGCTCTGCGCGGCATCGTTGAGCGCTTGCACGAGGCGGCCGAGCGTGGTCTCTGGGCGGAGCCCGAGCCGGAGACCTTGGCGCAACTGCAGAAGGTCTACCTCGAGGTCGAAGGAGACCTGGAGGACGACGCGTGA
- a CDS encoding SAM-dependent methyltransferase, with protein MRPHVHVVGFGTGPQHLTREAVRALQDSDYVLAVRKHDDDDLLRVRRAICAEIGLELVEVRDPERDRDDPSDYPGAVRDWHAQRVQVFADVVAERGGRAAFLVWGDPSLYDSTLRVVGAWPPIRVLPVSAGTWSLASAPRSCWQPGTGSCCTRSVFPST; from the coding sequence GTGAGACCCCACGTCCACGTCGTCGGCTTCGGCACCGGACCGCAGCACCTGACCCGCGAGGCGGTACGTGCCCTGCAGGACAGTGACTACGTGCTGGCTGTGCGCAAGCACGACGATGACGACCTGTTGCGGGTCCGCCGCGCGATCTGCGCGGAGATCGGCCTCGAGCTGGTCGAGGTCCGCGACCCCGAGCGCGACCGGGACGACCCGAGCGACTACCCGGGCGCAGTGCGCGACTGGCACGCCCAGCGGGTGCAGGTCTTCGCCGACGTTGTTGCCGAGCGGGGTGGCCGGGCGGCCTTCCTGGTCTGGGGAGACCCGTCCCTGTACGACTCGACGCTGCGGGTGGTCGGGGCATGGCCGCCGATCCGCGTCTTGCCGGTCTCGGCTGGGACGTGGTCCCTGGCATCAGCGCCCCGCAGCTGCTGGCAGCCCGGCACCGGATCGTGCTGCACCCGGTCGGTGTTCCCGTCCACGTGA
- a CDS encoding SAM-dependent methyltransferase: MVPGISAPQLLAARHRIVLHPVGVPVHVTTARRLRAAVDAGQRNIVVMLGSEPSLDLLDQLPSWSIWWGANLGSVGEQLHAGPVREVLPRIREARARARAVAGWVMDVYLLRAPEDDA, encoded by the coding sequence GTGGTCCCTGGCATCAGCGCCCCGCAGCTGCTGGCAGCCCGGCACCGGATCGTGCTGCACCCGGTCGGTGTTCCCGTCCACGTGACCACCGCTCGCCGGCTGCGAGCCGCAGTCGATGCCGGGCAGCGCAACATCGTGGTGATGCTCGGCTCGGAGCCGAGCCTCGACCTGCTAGATCAGCTGCCGTCGTGGTCGATCTGGTGGGGCGCCAACCTCGGTTCCGTCGGGGAGCAGCTCCACGCCGGGCCGGTTCGCGAGGTGCTGCCGCGCATCCGCGAGGCACGAGCCCGGGCCCGGGCGGTCGCCGGCTGGGTGATGGACGTCTACCTGCTCAGGGCTCCCGAGGACGATGCATGA
- a CDS encoding cobyric acid synthase, with protein sequence MSGLLVAGTTSDAGKSVVTTGLCRAFARRGVAVAPYKAQNMSNNSMVCIDGDGRTAEIGRAQWVQALAAQVTPEPAMNPVLLKPGSDRRSHVVVMGHPAGEVSATDFATGRRHLAAAAHAAYDDLASRFEVVVAEGAGSPAEINLRSSDYVNMGLARHAELPVVVVGDIDRGGLFASMFGTLALLEPADQALVAGFVVNKFRGDLGLLRPGLEQLEHLTGRPVTGVLPWHPDLWLDSEDALDLEGRRSQDGARVRVAVVRLPRISNFTDVDALGLEPDLDVVFSSDPRDLADADLVVLPGTRATLADLAWLRSRGLDVAITQHVAAGRPLLGICGGFQMLGREIRDPDGVEGAPGARADGLGLLPVTTTFASKKVLRLPSGEALGATSTGYEIHHGRITLDADAEEFLGGARSGQVFGTMWHGSLEGDAFRAAFLSEATGLSSSSVSFPAARERRMELLADLVEEHLDVDALLSLARHGAPSSLPLLSVPLLTAPEGDR encoded by the coding sequence ATGAGTGGGCTGCTAGTGGCGGGTACGACCTCGGACGCCGGCAAGTCGGTGGTCACCACCGGGCTCTGCCGCGCCTTCGCCCGCCGGGGGGTCGCGGTGGCTCCGTACAAGGCGCAGAACATGTCGAACAACTCCATGGTCTGCATCGACGGTGACGGACGCACCGCCGAGATCGGTCGCGCCCAGTGGGTGCAGGCGCTGGCCGCGCAGGTGACGCCGGAACCAGCCATGAATCCGGTGCTGCTCAAGCCCGGATCGGACCGGCGCAGCCACGTCGTGGTGATGGGTCACCCGGCCGGGGAGGTCTCGGCGACCGATTTCGCCACCGGCCGTCGCCACCTCGCCGCGGCCGCCCACGCCGCGTACGACGACCTGGCCTCGCGCTTCGAGGTGGTCGTCGCCGAGGGCGCCGGTAGCCCCGCCGAGATCAACCTGCGCAGCAGCGACTACGTCAACATGGGGCTGGCCCGCCACGCCGAGCTGCCCGTGGTTGTGGTTGGCGACATCGACCGCGGGGGCCTGTTCGCCTCGATGTTCGGCACCCTGGCGCTGCTGGAGCCGGCCGACCAGGCGCTGGTCGCCGGGTTCGTGGTCAACAAGTTCCGCGGCGACCTGGGGCTGCTCCGCCCTGGACTCGAGCAGCTCGAGCACCTCACTGGACGACCCGTGACCGGCGTCCTGCCGTGGCACCCCGACCTGTGGTTGGACTCCGAGGACGCGCTCGACCTCGAAGGTCGTCGCAGCCAGGACGGTGCCCGGGTGCGGGTCGCGGTCGTACGGCTCCCCCGCATCAGCAACTTCACCGACGTCGACGCTCTCGGGCTCGAGCCGGACCTCGACGTCGTCTTCTCCTCCGACCCTCGCGACCTGGCCGACGCCGACCTCGTCGTGCTTCCGGGGACCCGCGCCACGCTCGCCGACCTGGCCTGGCTCCGCTCACGCGGGCTGGACGTCGCGATCACGCAGCACGTGGCCGCGGGCCGGCCGCTGCTGGGTATCTGCGGCGGGTTCCAGATGCTGGGCCGCGAGATCCGCGACCCCGACGGTGTCGAGGGTGCGCCGGGCGCCCGGGCCGACGGGCTGGGCCTTCTGCCGGTCACCACCACCTTCGCGTCGAAGAAGGTCCTACGACTGCCCAGCGGAGAAGCCCTGGGGGCGACCAGCACCGGGTACGAGATCCACCACGGTCGGATCACACTCGACGCCGACGCGGAGGAGTTCCTCGGCGGCGCTCGTTCCGGCCAGGTGTTCGGAACGATGTGGCACGGGAGCCTCGAGGGCGACGCGTTCCGAGCCGCCTTCCTCTCCGAGGCCACGGGTCTGTCCTCCTCCAGCGTCAGCTTCCCGGCGGCCCGGGAGCGCCGGATGGAGCTCCTGGCCGACCTCGTCGAGGAACACCTGGACGTCGACGCGCTGCTGTCGCTCGCGCGCCATGGCGCACCGTCGTCGCTGCCGCTGCTCAGCGTTCCCCTGCTCACCGCACCGGAAGGTGACCGATGA